One stretch of Siphonobacter curvatus DNA includes these proteins:
- the panC gene encoding pantoate--beta-alanine ligase — MQLIFTQAELRTYLTRSTESIGFVPTMGALHEGHLQLIRRARQENAVVVCSIFVNPIQFNNADDLARYPRTLEQDCALLEAAGCDVVFAPSAVEMYPSQPVLTFDFGTLERVLEGAFRPGHFNGVGIVVSKLFHLVQPTRAYFGQKDLQQCLIVRRLIQDLSFPIELVIAPTVRETDGLAMSSRNRNLTSDERTLAPFIQAELQRAKTALEQGTPPAEVKAQVREAFAAQPAFQLEYFEIADIETLLPLEDHQPEQPAALCIAVHLGKVRLIDNLLLNT; from the coding sequence ATGCAGCTGATTTTTACCCAGGCTGAATTACGAACCTACCTGACCCGCTCCACGGAATCCATTGGCTTTGTTCCGACGATGGGGGCTTTACACGAAGGACACCTGCAGTTGATCCGCCGGGCCCGGCAGGAGAATGCGGTAGTGGTTTGCAGTATTTTCGTCAATCCGATTCAATTTAATAACGCCGACGACCTAGCCCGTTACCCGCGTACGCTCGAACAGGACTGTGCCCTGCTGGAAGCCGCTGGTTGTGATGTGGTATTTGCTCCCTCCGCGGTAGAAATGTACCCCAGTCAACCCGTGCTGACCTTTGATTTCGGTACCCTCGAACGCGTGCTGGAAGGAGCCTTCCGACCAGGTCATTTCAATGGCGTGGGTATCGTGGTTTCCAAACTTTTTCACCTAGTACAACCCACGCGGGCGTATTTCGGACAGAAAGATTTGCAACAGTGTCTGATTGTCCGGCGATTGATTCAGGATCTGAGTTTTCCGATTGAGCTGGTGATCGCCCCTACTGTACGCGAAACGGATGGACTGGCCATGTCATCGCGGAACCGTAACCTGACTTCTGACGAACGGACCCTGGCTCCTTTTATCCAGGCGGAGCTTCAACGGGCGAAAACGGCCCTGGAGCAAGGTACACCACCTGCCGAAGTGAAAGCTCAGGTACGCGAAGCCTTCGCGGCCCAGCCCGCTTTCCAACTGGAATACTTTGAAATTGCGGATATTGAAACCCTCCTTCCTCTGGAAGATCATCAGCCGGAACAACCCGCAGCTCTGTGTATTGCGGTGCATTTGGGTAAGGTTCGACTCATCGATAATCTTTTATTAAATACCTAA